A single Kwoniella bestiolae CBS 10118 chromosome 6, complete sequence DNA region contains:
- a CDS encoding acetoacetate-CoA ligase has protein sequence MSSLNPNSEDLLWTPSNPSQTQTSLFREHLNSSHSLSLSSYEDIYNWSISHRAEFWSALWDWEKVIGEKGNHVVNEKASPEDNPPWFEDSRLNWAENQLRHSSTYPDDIAVIQLSESTSSYTPPTKRITQKELNILVGQAQRSLVRAGARKGDRIGFWGGNVLEAVVLVLATSSIGCIFSSAASDFGVDGVKERLDQIQPRLLFVTNGVVYNGVVRPLLPLLPKLLESLKTPPEKIVVIDHLPEGLVPSLQELEEKVERWDEWLDDTEGETTFERLGFNDPIWILFSSGTTGKPKAIVHRQGGMLLDSLREHHLAGDIGRGDVFFYYTTPGWMMVQYLISSLSTGATIILYEGSPLKDPAYLFNMIDEYGITIFGTSAKWLEVISKTYPNVKDHHELKTLKQILSTGSPLPGGLFDWIYRDVKEDVMVGSITGGTDICSVFAGRNTCLPVYRGEIQSRMLGFALDTDGLPNQPGELICNEAFPIEPLGFWPLEGYGFSEEEVEVAKKRFKESYFKGEKGTWYHGDYVRITPSRSSNSGGILMLGRSDGVLNPGGIRFGPTDIYSVLEGPKYSELGVEETLVVGLMVEGGADEKVVLFVKMKENRTLDEGLVKKIRTDIRLARSARHVPSKIIQVSDIPVTLTNKRVEVPIRKLINGASISSINPSTLRNPHCLEEYVKLGDKMRKEEGMDG, from the exons ATGtcatctctcaacccaaACTCAGAAGACCTCCTCTGGActccttccaacccttcccaaacccaaacatcCCTCTTCCGAGAACACCTCAACTCGtcccactcactctccctctcatcctacGAAGACATCTACAACTGGTCCATATCCCACCGAGCAGAGTTCTGGTCCGCCTTATGGGATTGGGAAAAAGTGATAGGAGAGAAAGGTAATCACGTGGTAAATGAGAAAGCATCTCCGGAGGATAACCCACCATGGTTCGAGGATAGCAGGCTCAACTGGGCTGAAAATCAGCTACGGCATTCTTCCACTTATCCAGACGATATAGCTGTAATTCAACTTTCGGAATCTACTTCTTCCTATACCCCACCAACCAAGCGAATCACCCAGAAGGAGTTGAATATCTTGGTTGGTCAAGCACAGAGGTCGTTAGTACGAGCAGGAGCGAGAAAGGGCGACAGAATAGGTTTCTGGGGAGGTAATGTCCTTGAAGCTGTTGTGTTGGTCCTGGCTACTTCAAGTATAGGATGTATTTTCTCTAGTGCTGCGTCGGATTTCGGAGTAGATGGGGTTAAAGAGAGACTGGACCAGATACAACCTAGATTGCTATTCGTAACCAACGGAGTAGTGTACAATGGGGTGGTCAGACCGTTATTACCCCTCTTACCGAAACTACTTGAATCACTGAAGACCCCGCCTGAGAAGATTGTGGTGATTGATCATTTACCTGAAGGGTTGgttccttctcttcaggagttggaggagaaggtggaaagatgggatgaatggCTGGACGATACCGAGGGGGAAACGACATTTGAGAGGTTAGGGTTCAACGATCCGATCTGGATTTTGTTCAGTTCTGGTACGACTGGTAAACCGAAAGCTATCGTC CATCGCCAAGGAGGGATGTTACTGGACTCGCTGCGGGAACATCATCTAGCGGGGGATATAGGCCGAGGCGACGTATTCTTCTACTACACTACACC AGGCTGGATGATGGTCCAATACCTCATatcatccctttcaacaGGAGCCACTATAATCCTATACGAAGGATCCCCCTTGAAGGACCCCGCGTACCTCTTCAACATGATTGACGAATATGGAATAACGATCTTTGGAACATCGGCCAAATGGCTGGAAGTGATATCTAAAACTTACCCCAACGTCAAGGATCACCACGAGCTTAAAACGTTGAAACAGATACTAAGTACCGGTAGTCCCCTTCCTGGTGGGTTGTTCGATTGGATATACAGAGATGTCAAAGAAGATGTGATGGTTGGGAGTATCACTG GAGGAACAGACATTTGTTCAGTCTTTGCCGGCAGGAATACCTGTTTGCCCGTTTATAGAGGTGAAATCCAGTCTAGGATGTTGGGTTT CGCCCTCGACACAGATGGACTACCCAATCAACCTGGAGAATTGATCTGCAATGAGGCGTTCCCAATTGAGCCTCTTGGTTTCTGGCCTCTTGAAGGATACGGGTTttcagaagaggaagtcgaaGTAGCTAAAAAGAGGTTCAAGGAAAGTTACTTCAAAGGCGAGAAGGGGACTTGGT ATCATGGAGACTA TGTCCGAATCACcccttctcgctcttccaACTCGGGTGGTATCTTGATGCTAGGTCGATCCGACGGAGTGCTCAATCCAGGTGGTATTCGATTTGGTCCCACAGACATCTACTCTGTATTGGAGGGACCCAAGTATTCGGAGTTGGGTGTAGAAGAAACACTGGTGGTTGGGCTGATGGTTGAGGGCGGAGCTGATGAGAAGGTCGTGTTGTtcgtcaag ATGAAAGAGAATAGAACTTTAGATGAAGGTCTGGTTAAGAAGATTAGAACGGATATTCGATTAGCTAGAAGTGCAAGGCATGTGCCGTCGAAG ATAATCCAGGTTTCGGATATACCAGTGACACTAACGAATAAACGAGTCGAAG TACCAATAAGGAAGCTTATTAACGGTGCATCCATATCCAGTATAAATCCCTCTACGTTGCGTAACCCGCATTGTTTGGAGGAGTATGTCAAGCTTGGAGAtaagatgaggaaggaggaggggatggatgggtga